One Thunnus maccoyii chromosome 14, fThuMac1.1, whole genome shotgun sequence genomic window carries:
- the map3k4 gene encoding mitogen-activated protein kinase kinase kinase 4 isoform X2, with amino-acid sequence MEDFSSLWILSVVHWATPTSVSPGCLRNGYALRRHSPHSLQAKPVEDASQQNSEVDESWDSPSEEEEALYGTSPPCTPRQMKRMSGKHQRSSQARSTGRSPNKTDLSTSVLKESPKPAETPEEHSYKHGKKQRATLRSTERDHKKTFEGSFMLDPLSKSSPFGALNMDPRKHYLSLGCSSCKLPVSMPHIARTHRQTSRTDCPADRLKFFETLRLLLKLTSMSSKRKEKEQRGLENMAFMGHNNEVIWLELQAWHARRSTGDQDLFLFTARQAIPDIISEVLHFKVNYDSLRVCSGSQTIQGDYHTVPDLVCGEEREPAVAETNHCGVDPWGFSACPSTAMNAAEPLGSGADCRDHLQRQRLAFEQVKRVMELLESVEALYPSLQALQKDYDKYAARDFQGRVQALCLWLNITQDLNQKLRVMATVLGLHDLSRIGWPVFEIPSPRCSRGNDEEENEEDEENDSTATFTAESDGEDRDAEEEGGVGHVAEEDLSPSLTPKFARLLSEDEFLPTATAVIAEASGGGGVFCPTAIYRPFVDKALKQMGLRKLILRLHKLMDRSLQRSRAALLRHTPALEFAEFPDPMLYSDYLPELSRHVSCSDSAQPELGADQVSWEDLLDMDLPSFRPAFLVLCRVLLNVIHECLKLRLEQRPAGEPSLLSIKQLVRECKEVLKGGLLMKQYYQFMLRGVVADAQGLQTNANIDEFEEDLHKMLVVYFDYMHSWIQMLQQLPQASHSLKNLLEEEWHFTKVITPYIRGGEAQSGKLFCDIAGMLLKSTGEFLDAGLQKSGREFWESADDSTASDEIRRSVIETSRSLKELFHEARERASKALGFAKMLRKDLEVAADFSITNGVPCLLEALKKRNYVKVQIPGLEELQVFVPCGLKDQRPLILQLLNAAAGKDCSKEPDEIAEDEAYLLMSKHGAGDSTTDSDWAQWDGELLKLVPQMETVDTLRAMKVENMLLIVMQSAHLVAQRKAFQQSMEDVLTLSREQTSSQPLIASALEELKDEALQLCIKISTAIDRVEYMFTTEFEDEVEESELATLQQYYREAMIQGYNFAFEYHKEVVRLMSGEFRQRIGERYIAFARKWMTYVLTKCESGRGTKPRWATQGFDFLQAIEPAFISALPEDDFLNLQALMNECIGHVIGKPHSPVTGLYIAPRNSPRPVKVPRCHSDPPNPNLFIPNAEGFSSRSLPCDLRNQLFPNGPRPVPQGPGEHSHTKAPGSTPNDVRGSSFHENDRLSSVAAELHFKSLSRHSSPTEDREEPSYPKGDPNSATRRSWELRTFISQSKDTAARQSPMEAVRRSIRKFEDKRYAVMKQRNIIGQVCHTPKSYDNVMHVGLRKVTFKWQRGNKIGEGQYGKVYTCINVDTGELMAMKEIRFQPNDHKTIKETADELKIFEGIKHPNLVRYFGVELHREEMYIFMEYCDEGTLEEVSRLGLQEHVIRLYSKQITTAINVLHEHGIVHRDIKGANIFLTSSGLIKLGDFGCSVKLRNNTHTMPGEVNSTLGTAAYMAPEVITRAKGEGHGRAADIWSLGCVLIEMVTGKRPWHEYEHNFQIMYKVGMGHKPPIPEKLSTEGKDFLGHCLESEPKRRWTASMLLDHPFVKVCTDEE; translated from the exons ATGGaggatttttcttctttatggATCCTTTCTGTGGTCCATTGGGCCACACCAACCTCTGTTTCCCCAGGTTGTTTAAGGAATGGATATGCATTGAGGAGGCACTCCCCACACTCACT GCAGGCCAAGCCAGTGGAAGATGCATCCCAACAGAACTCTGAAGTGGATGAATCCTGGGACTCTCccagtgaggaagaggaggctcTGTATGGCACATCACCTCCTTGTACCCCCCGTCAGATGAAACGAATGTCTGGCAAACATCAAAGAAGCAGCCAGGCAAGGAGTACTGGTCGTTCACCCAACAAAA CGGACCTCAGCACATCTGTCCTGAAAGAGAGTCCAAAGCCGGCAGAGACCCCTGAGGAGCACAGCTACAAGCACGGCAAGAAGCAGAGGGCTACCCTGCGTTCCACAGAAAGAGACCACAAGAAGACCTTTGAAGGCTCGTTCATGCTGGATCCACTCTCAAAGTCGAGCCCCTTCGGTGCCCTCAACATGGATCCCAGGAAGCATTACTTGAGCTTGGGCTGCAGCAGTTGTAAACTTCCTGTGTCTATGCCGCATATTGCCCGGACTCACCGACAGACCTCCAGGACAGACTGTCCCGCCGACCGCCTCAAGTTCTTTGAGACGCTGCGGCTGCTGCTCAAGCTCACGTCTATGTCCTccaagaggaaggagaaagagcagagaggccTGGAGAACATGGCCTTCATGGGTCACAACAATGAGGTCATTTGGTTGGAGCTGCAAGCGTGGCATGCACGACGCTCCACCGGTGACCaagatctttttcttttcactgcCCGCCAGGCCATCcctgacatcatcagtgaggTGCTGCACTTTAAGGTCAACTACGATAGCTTGAGAGTATGTTCAGGGTCTCAAACAATCCAGGGGGACTATCACACTGTCCCAGATCTAGTCTGTGGTGAGGAGAGGGAGCCTGCTGTAGCAGAGACCAACCACTGTGGAGTAGATCCCTGGGGCTTTAGTGCCTGCCCCTCGACTGCGATGAATGCAGCAGAGCCTCTGGGCTCTGGTGCTGATTGCAGGGATCACCTTCAGCGGCAGCGGCTGGCATTTGAGCAGGTCAAGCGGGTTATGGAGTTGCTGGAGTCTGTGGAAGCTTTGTACCCGTCTTTGCAGGCCCTGCAAAAGGACTATGACAAGTATGCAGCGCGAGACTTCCAGGGCAGGGTGCAGGCGCTCTGTCTGTGGCTCAATATCACCCAGGACCTCAACCAGAAGTTGCGGGTTATGGCCACTGTGCTGGGCCTGCATGATCTATCCCGTATCGGGTGGCCTGTGTTTGAGATCCCTTCACCTCGCTGCTCCCGCGGCAATGACGAAGAGGAgaatgaggaggatgaggagaatgACTCAACAGCCACTTTCACAGCTGAAAGCGATGGAGAGGACAGGGAtgctgaggaggaggggggagtgGGACATGTAGCAGAGGAAGATTTGTCTCCCTCCCTGACTCCTAAATTTGCCCGATTGTTGTCAGAGGATGAATTTCTCCCAACTGCTACAGCAGTTATTGCAGAAGCATCCGGGGGTGGCGGCGTATTCTGCCCCACAGCTATCTACAGACCTTTTGTGGATAAAGCTCTGAAGCAGATGGGACTGCGTAAACTGATCCTAAGACTGCATAAACTGATGGACCGCTCTCTTCAGAGGTCCAGGGCAGCGCTGCTCCGCCACACTCCTGCACTGGAG TTTGCAGAATTCCCAGACCCTATGCTGTACAGTGATTACCTGCCAGAGCTGTCGCGTCACGTGTCCTGCAGTGATTCGGCTCAACCAGAACTCGGAGCAGACCAGGTGTCCTGGGAGGATTTGCTGGACATGGACCTCCCATCCTTCCGACCAGCATTCCTCGTGCTTTGCAGAGTCCTTCTCAACGTCATTCACGAATGCCTTAAGTTGCGACTTGAACAGAGGCCTGCTGGAGAGCCTTCACTGCTCAGTATCAAACAG TTGGTGCGTGAGTGTAAGGAGGTTCTTAAAGGTGGTCTTCTGATGAAGCAGTACTATCAGTTCATGCTGCGTGGCGTGGTGGCTGATGCTCAGGGCTTGCAGACTAATGCCAATATTGATGAGTTCGAGGAAGATCTTCACAAGATGCTTGTG GTTTATTTTGACTACATGCACAGTTGGATCCAGATGTTGCAGCAGCTGCCTCAGGCCTCTCACAGCTTAAAGAACCTGTTAGAGGAGGAGTGGCACTTCACCAAGGTTATCACTCCATACATCCGTGGAGGAGAGGCCCAGTCCGGGAAGCTTTTCTG TGACATTGCTGGGATGCTGCTCAAATCAACTGGAGAGTTCCTTGATGCTGGCCTGCAAAAGAGTGGTAGGGAATTCTGGGAAAGTGCAGATGACAGCACAGCCTCAGATGAGATCAG GCGGTCAGTTATTGAGACCAGTAGGTCACTTAAAGAGTTGTTCCATGAGGCCAGGGAACGAGCGTCCAAGGCTCTCGGCTTTGCCAAAATGCTTCGCAAG GACTTAGAGGTTGCTGCGGATTTCAGTATCACTAACGGGGTGCCTTGTCTCCTGGAAGCACTGAAGAAGAGAAACTATGTCAAA GTTCAGATTCCAGGCTTGGAGGAGCTGCAAGTTTTTGTCCCTTGTGGCTTGAAGGATCAGCGGCCTCTAATCCTGCAGCTTCTCAATGCTGCTGCGGGAAAAGACTGCTCCAAAGAGCCAGATGAAATTGCAGAGGATGAGGCCTACCTGCTCATGAGTAAGCACGGAGCAGGGGACTCCACGACTGATTCTGACTGGGCTCAGTGGGATGGAGAGCTGCTCAAACTGGTTCCCCAAATGGAAACTGTCGACACGCTGAGGGCCATGAAG GTGGAGAACATGCTCTTGATAGTGATGCAGTCGGCTCATCTGGTGGCCCAGCGGAAAGCCTTTCAGCAATCCATGGAGGATGTGCTCACTCTTAGCCGGGAGCAAACATCTAGTCAGCCTCTCATCGCAAGTGCTTTGGAGGAGCTCAAG GATGAGGCACTACAGCTATGCATTAAGATCAGCACTGCCATTGACCGAGTGGAGTACATGTTCACCACAGAGTTTGAGGATGAGGTGGAGGAGTCAGAGTTAGCCACTCTGCAGCAGTACTACAGAGAGGCAATGATACAGGGCTACAATTTTGCCTTTGAG TACCACAAGGAGGTGGTGCGCCTGATGTCAGGGGAGTTCAGGCAGAGGATCGGCGAACGCTACATAGCTTTCGCCCGCAAGTGGATGACCTACGTCCTAACCAAGTGTGAGAGTGGCAGGGGCACCAAGCCCAG GTGGGCAACTcagggttttgattttcttcagGCTATTGAACCTGCCTTCATATCAGCATTACCAGAGGATGACTTCCTG AATTTACAAGCTttgatgaatgaatgcattGGACATGTGATTGGAAAACCTCACAGCCCAGTCACCGGCCTGTACATTG cTCCCAGAAATAGCCCTCGTCCTGTCAAAGTCCCTCGCTGCCATAGTGACCCTCCAAACCCCAATCTTTTCATCCCTAATGCTGAAGGTTTCAG CTCTCGAAGTCTCCCCTGTGACCTCCGGAACCAGCTGTTCCCCAATGGCCCTCGCCCCGTCCCGCAGGGCCCAGGGGAACACAGCCACACCAAAGCACCCGGCAGCACCCCCAATGACGTCAG GGGTTCAAGTTTTCATGAGAATGACCGTCTGTCATCGGTTGCAGCAGAGTTGCATTTCAAATCTCTGAGCCGTCATTCCAGCCccacagaggacagagaag AACCCTCCTACCCTAAGGGAGACCCGAACAGCGCCACACGCAGAAGCTGGGAGCTCCGCACCTTCATCAGCCAATCCAAGG ACACAGCAGCACGGCAAAGCCCCATGGAGGCCGTCCGCCGCTCCATTCGCAAGTTTGAAGACAAACGCTACGCTGTGATGAAGCAGCGCAACATCATTGGCCAAGTGTGTCACACACCCAAGTCCTATGACAATGTTATGCACGTTGGGCTCAGGAAGGTGACTTTCAAGTGGCAGAGGGGCAACAAGATAG GAGAGGGCCAGTATGGGAAAGTGTACACCTGCATCAATGTAGACACTGGAGAACTAATGGCCATGAAGGAG ATCCGATTCCAGCCAAATGATCACAAAACAATCAAGGAGACAGCAGACGAGCTGAAAATATTTGAAGGCATTAAGCACCCAAACTTGGTGCGTTACTTCGGAGTTGAGCTCCATCGG GAGGAGATGTACATCTTCATGGAGTACTGTGACGAGGGCACACTGGAGGAGGTGTCCAGACTGGGGCTGCAGGAACATGTCATCAGGCTCTACAGTAAACAGATCACTACAGCCATCAATGTCCTCCATGAACACGGCATTGTCCACCGTGATATCAAGG GAGCAAACATATTTCTAACATCATCAGGCCTGATTAAACTGGGTGACTTTGGATGTTCAGTCAAGTTGAGGAACAACACTCACACCATGCCTGGGGAGGTGAACAGCACACTTGGAACAGCAG CATACATGGCACCTGAAGTCATCACAAGAGCAAAGGGTGAAGGTCATGGACGAGCAGCAGACATCTGGAGTTTAGGCTGTGTCCTCATTGAGATGGTGACTGGAAAG AGGCCCTGGCATGAGTATGAGCACAACTTTCAGATCATGTACAAAGTGGGCATGGGCCATAAACCCCCCATCCCAGAGAAGCTGAGCACAGAGGGGAAGGACTTCCTTGGTCACTGTCTGGAGAGCGAACCCAAACGCCGCTGGACTGCTAGCATGCTGCTAGACCACCCGTTTGTTAAG GTTTGTACGGATGAAGAGTGA
- the map3k4 gene encoding mitogen-activated protein kinase kinase kinase 4 isoform X4, translating to MEPPDRNKPSRQAKPVEDASQQNSEVDESWDSPSEEEEALYGTSPPCTPRQMKRMSGKHQRSSQARSTGRSPNKTDLSTSVLKESPKPAETPEEHSYKHGKKQRATLRSTERDHKKTFEGSFMLDPLSKSSPFGALNMDPRKHYLSLGCSSCKLPVSMPHIARTHRQTSRTDCPADRLKFFETLRLLLKLTSMSSKRKEKEQRGLENMAFMGHNNEVIWLELQAWHARRSTGDQDLFLFTARQAIPDIISEVLHFKVNYDSLRVCSGSQTIQGDYHTVPDLVCGEEREPAVAETNHCGVDPWGFSACPSTAMNAAEPLGSGADCRDHLQRQRLAFEQVKRVMELLESVEALYPSLQALQKDYDKYAARDFQGRVQALCLWLNITQDLNQKLRVMATVLGLHDLSRIGWPVFEIPSPRCSRGNDEEENEEDEENDSTATFTAESDGEDRDAEEEGGVGHVAEEDLSPSLTPKFARLLSEDEFLPTATAVIAEASGGGGVFCPTAIYRPFVDKALKQMGLRKLILRLHKLMDRSLQRSRAALLRHTPALEFAEFPDPMLYSDYLPELSRHVSCSDSAQPELGADQVSWEDLLDMDLPSFRPAFLVLCRVLLNVIHECLKLRLEQRPAGEPSLLSIKQLVRECKEVLKGGLLMKQYYQFMLRGVVADAQGLQTNANIDEFEEDLHKMLVVYFDYMHSWIQMLQQLPQASHSLKNLLEEEWHFTKVITPYIRGGEAQSGKLFCDIAGMLLKSTGEFLDAGLQKSGREFWESADDSTASDEIRRSVIETSRSLKELFHEARERASKALGFAKMLRKDLEVAADFSITNGVPCLLEALKKRNYVKVQIPGLEELQVFVPCGLKDQRPLILQLLNAAAGKDCSKEPDEIAEDEAYLLMSKHGAGDSTTDSDWAQWDGELLKLVPQMETVDTLRAMKVENMLLIVMQSAHLVAQRKAFQQSMEDVLTLSREQTSSQPLIASALEELKDEALQLCIKISTAIDRVEYMFTTEFEDEVEESELATLQQYYREAMIQGYNFAFEYHKEVVRLMSGEFRQRIGERYIAFARKWMTYVLTKCESGRGTKPRWATQGFDFLQAIEPAFISALPEDDFLNLQALMNECIGHVIGKPHSPVTGLYIAPRNSPRPVKVPRCHSDPPNPNLFIPNAEGFSSRSLPCDLRNQLFPNGPRPVPQGPGEHSHTKAPGSTPNDVRGSSFHENDRLSSVAAELHFKSLSRHSSPTEDREEPSYPKGDPNSATRRSWELRTFISQSKDTAARQSPMEAVRRSIRKFEDKRYAVMKQRNIIGQVCHTPKSYDNVMHVGLRKVTFKWQRGNKIGEGQYGKVYTCINVDTGELMAMKEIRFQPNDHKTIKETADELKIFEGIKHPNLVRYFGVELHREEMYIFMEYCDEGTLEEVSRLGLQEHVIRLYSKQITTAINVLHEHGIVHRDIKGANIFLTSSGLIKLGDFGCSVKLRNNTHTMPGEVNSTLGTAAYMAPEVITRAKGEGHGRAADIWSLGCVLIEMVTGKRPWHEYEHNFQIMYKVGMGHKPPIPEKLSTEGKDFLGHCLESEPKRRWTASMLLDHPFVKVCTDEE from the exons ATGGAGCCTCCGGATCGTAACAAGCCCAGCAG GCAGGCCAAGCCAGTGGAAGATGCATCCCAACAGAACTCTGAAGTGGATGAATCCTGGGACTCTCccagtgaggaagaggaggctcTGTATGGCACATCACCTCCTTGTACCCCCCGTCAGATGAAACGAATGTCTGGCAAACATCAAAGAAGCAGCCAGGCAAGGAGTACTGGTCGTTCACCCAACAAAA CGGACCTCAGCACATCTGTCCTGAAAGAGAGTCCAAAGCCGGCAGAGACCCCTGAGGAGCACAGCTACAAGCACGGCAAGAAGCAGAGGGCTACCCTGCGTTCCACAGAAAGAGACCACAAGAAGACCTTTGAAGGCTCGTTCATGCTGGATCCACTCTCAAAGTCGAGCCCCTTCGGTGCCCTCAACATGGATCCCAGGAAGCATTACTTGAGCTTGGGCTGCAGCAGTTGTAAACTTCCTGTGTCTATGCCGCATATTGCCCGGACTCACCGACAGACCTCCAGGACAGACTGTCCCGCCGACCGCCTCAAGTTCTTTGAGACGCTGCGGCTGCTGCTCAAGCTCACGTCTATGTCCTccaagaggaaggagaaagagcagagaggccTGGAGAACATGGCCTTCATGGGTCACAACAATGAGGTCATTTGGTTGGAGCTGCAAGCGTGGCATGCACGACGCTCCACCGGTGACCaagatctttttcttttcactgcCCGCCAGGCCATCcctgacatcatcagtgaggTGCTGCACTTTAAGGTCAACTACGATAGCTTGAGAGTATGTTCAGGGTCTCAAACAATCCAGGGGGACTATCACACTGTCCCAGATCTAGTCTGTGGTGAGGAGAGGGAGCCTGCTGTAGCAGAGACCAACCACTGTGGAGTAGATCCCTGGGGCTTTAGTGCCTGCCCCTCGACTGCGATGAATGCAGCAGAGCCTCTGGGCTCTGGTGCTGATTGCAGGGATCACCTTCAGCGGCAGCGGCTGGCATTTGAGCAGGTCAAGCGGGTTATGGAGTTGCTGGAGTCTGTGGAAGCTTTGTACCCGTCTTTGCAGGCCCTGCAAAAGGACTATGACAAGTATGCAGCGCGAGACTTCCAGGGCAGGGTGCAGGCGCTCTGTCTGTGGCTCAATATCACCCAGGACCTCAACCAGAAGTTGCGGGTTATGGCCACTGTGCTGGGCCTGCATGATCTATCCCGTATCGGGTGGCCTGTGTTTGAGATCCCTTCACCTCGCTGCTCCCGCGGCAATGACGAAGAGGAgaatgaggaggatgaggagaatgACTCAACAGCCACTTTCACAGCTGAAAGCGATGGAGAGGACAGGGAtgctgaggaggaggggggagtgGGACATGTAGCAGAGGAAGATTTGTCTCCCTCCCTGACTCCTAAATTTGCCCGATTGTTGTCAGAGGATGAATTTCTCCCAACTGCTACAGCAGTTATTGCAGAAGCATCCGGGGGTGGCGGCGTATTCTGCCCCACAGCTATCTACAGACCTTTTGTGGATAAAGCTCTGAAGCAGATGGGACTGCGTAAACTGATCCTAAGACTGCATAAACTGATGGACCGCTCTCTTCAGAGGTCCAGGGCAGCGCTGCTCCGCCACACTCCTGCACTGGAG TTTGCAGAATTCCCAGACCCTATGCTGTACAGTGATTACCTGCCAGAGCTGTCGCGTCACGTGTCCTGCAGTGATTCGGCTCAACCAGAACTCGGAGCAGACCAGGTGTCCTGGGAGGATTTGCTGGACATGGACCTCCCATCCTTCCGACCAGCATTCCTCGTGCTTTGCAGAGTCCTTCTCAACGTCATTCACGAATGCCTTAAGTTGCGACTTGAACAGAGGCCTGCTGGAGAGCCTTCACTGCTCAGTATCAAACAG TTGGTGCGTGAGTGTAAGGAGGTTCTTAAAGGTGGTCTTCTGATGAAGCAGTACTATCAGTTCATGCTGCGTGGCGTGGTGGCTGATGCTCAGGGCTTGCAGACTAATGCCAATATTGATGAGTTCGAGGAAGATCTTCACAAGATGCTTGTG GTTTATTTTGACTACATGCACAGTTGGATCCAGATGTTGCAGCAGCTGCCTCAGGCCTCTCACAGCTTAAAGAACCTGTTAGAGGAGGAGTGGCACTTCACCAAGGTTATCACTCCATACATCCGTGGAGGAGAGGCCCAGTCCGGGAAGCTTTTCTG TGACATTGCTGGGATGCTGCTCAAATCAACTGGAGAGTTCCTTGATGCTGGCCTGCAAAAGAGTGGTAGGGAATTCTGGGAAAGTGCAGATGACAGCACAGCCTCAGATGAGATCAG GCGGTCAGTTATTGAGACCAGTAGGTCACTTAAAGAGTTGTTCCATGAGGCCAGGGAACGAGCGTCCAAGGCTCTCGGCTTTGCCAAAATGCTTCGCAAG GACTTAGAGGTTGCTGCGGATTTCAGTATCACTAACGGGGTGCCTTGTCTCCTGGAAGCACTGAAGAAGAGAAACTATGTCAAA GTTCAGATTCCAGGCTTGGAGGAGCTGCAAGTTTTTGTCCCTTGTGGCTTGAAGGATCAGCGGCCTCTAATCCTGCAGCTTCTCAATGCTGCTGCGGGAAAAGACTGCTCCAAAGAGCCAGATGAAATTGCAGAGGATGAGGCCTACCTGCTCATGAGTAAGCACGGAGCAGGGGACTCCACGACTGATTCTGACTGGGCTCAGTGGGATGGAGAGCTGCTCAAACTGGTTCCCCAAATGGAAACTGTCGACACGCTGAGGGCCATGAAG GTGGAGAACATGCTCTTGATAGTGATGCAGTCGGCTCATCTGGTGGCCCAGCGGAAAGCCTTTCAGCAATCCATGGAGGATGTGCTCACTCTTAGCCGGGAGCAAACATCTAGTCAGCCTCTCATCGCAAGTGCTTTGGAGGAGCTCAAG GATGAGGCACTACAGCTATGCATTAAGATCAGCACTGCCATTGACCGAGTGGAGTACATGTTCACCACAGAGTTTGAGGATGAGGTGGAGGAGTCAGAGTTAGCCACTCTGCAGCAGTACTACAGAGAGGCAATGATACAGGGCTACAATTTTGCCTTTGAG TACCACAAGGAGGTGGTGCGCCTGATGTCAGGGGAGTTCAGGCAGAGGATCGGCGAACGCTACATAGCTTTCGCCCGCAAGTGGATGACCTACGTCCTAACCAAGTGTGAGAGTGGCAGGGGCACCAAGCCCAG GTGGGCAACTcagggttttgattttcttcagGCTATTGAACCTGCCTTCATATCAGCATTACCAGAGGATGACTTCCTG AATTTACAAGCTttgatgaatgaatgcattGGACATGTGATTGGAAAACCTCACAGCCCAGTCACCGGCCTGTACATTG cTCCCAGAAATAGCCCTCGTCCTGTCAAAGTCCCTCGCTGCCATAGTGACCCTCCAAACCCCAATCTTTTCATCCCTAATGCTGAAGGTTTCAG CTCTCGAAGTCTCCCCTGTGACCTCCGGAACCAGCTGTTCCCCAATGGCCCTCGCCCCGTCCCGCAGGGCCCAGGGGAACACAGCCACACCAAAGCACCCGGCAGCACCCCCAATGACGTCAG GGGTTCAAGTTTTCATGAGAATGACCGTCTGTCATCGGTTGCAGCAGAGTTGCATTTCAAATCTCTGAGCCGTCATTCCAGCCccacagaggacagagaag AACCCTCCTACCCTAAGGGAGACCCGAACAGCGCCACACGCAGAAGCTGGGAGCTCCGCACCTTCATCAGCCAATCCAAGG ACACAGCAGCACGGCAAAGCCCCATGGAGGCCGTCCGCCGCTCCATTCGCAAGTTTGAAGACAAACGCTACGCTGTGATGAAGCAGCGCAACATCATTGGCCAAGTGTGTCACACACCCAAGTCCTATGACAATGTTATGCACGTTGGGCTCAGGAAGGTGACTTTCAAGTGGCAGAGGGGCAACAAGATAG GAGAGGGCCAGTATGGGAAAGTGTACACCTGCATCAATGTAGACACTGGAGAACTAATGGCCATGAAGGAG ATCCGATTCCAGCCAAATGATCACAAAACAATCAAGGAGACAGCAGACGAGCTGAAAATATTTGAAGGCATTAAGCACCCAAACTTGGTGCGTTACTTCGGAGTTGAGCTCCATCGG GAGGAGATGTACATCTTCATGGAGTACTGTGACGAGGGCACACTGGAGGAGGTGTCCAGACTGGGGCTGCAGGAACATGTCATCAGGCTCTACAGTAAACAGATCACTACAGCCATCAATGTCCTCCATGAACACGGCATTGTCCACCGTGATATCAAGG GAGCAAACATATTTCTAACATCATCAGGCCTGATTAAACTGGGTGACTTTGGATGTTCAGTCAAGTTGAGGAACAACACTCACACCATGCCTGGGGAGGTGAACAGCACACTTGGAACAGCAG CATACATGGCACCTGAAGTCATCACAAGAGCAAAGGGTGAAGGTCATGGACGAGCAGCAGACATCTGGAGTTTAGGCTGTGTCCTCATTGAGATGGTGACTGGAAAG AGGCCCTGGCATGAGTATGAGCACAACTTTCAGATCATGTACAAAGTGGGCATGGGCCATAAACCCCCCATCCCAGAGAAGCTGAGCACAGAGGGGAAGGACTTCCTTGGTCACTGTCTGGAGAGCGAACCCAAACGCCGCTGGACTGCTAGCATGCTGCTAGACCACCCGTTTGTTAAG GTTTGTACGGATGAAGAGTGA